A DNA window from Argopecten irradians isolate NY chromosome 10, Ai_NY, whole genome shotgun sequence contains the following coding sequences:
- the LOC138333226 gene encoding myocyte-specific enhancer factor 2C-like isoform X3, translating into MGRKKISIQRINDERNRQVTFTKRKFGLMKKAYELSVLCDCEIALIIFTSNNKLYQYASSDMDKVLLKYTEYNDTVVSQTNKDIVEQMLNKKDAKGEGDDGDDDEYNLTPRTEESYKRIDQEYARVMQQGTPAHMSQVPQMPVSVPVRPSGGVSNVFTPQSIPVPNQQPTTGTVVLLQPPAAHNVSPSPPANKMSGTTATVSRVSPTTSTTVTQPSNKDEGKGRPALRVLIPTKPGEVSTKNPLTTLDTPVVSNATPGGNQAQSIPSFCLPSGLLPSDLQIDSADLAKLLGGMGASAGPLTAAVQASGLSLTPSSLAPSGVSGIHNLLIPASQAQALRISLAGHNVKSEPQTSPNEEQDRTKPPSSHSSDEPPEKMPRMSNDR; encoded by the exons ATGGGAAGAAAGAAGATTTCTATCCAAAGAATTAACGATGAGAGGAACAGACag GTGACCTTCACAAAGAGGAAGTTTGGCCTGATGAAGAAGGCGTATGAACTGAGTGTTCTTTGTGACTGTGAGATTGCACTCATCATCTTCACATCCAACAACAAACTCTACCAGTATGCCAGCTCTGACATGGATAAGGTCCTCCTCAAATACACAGAGTACAACGACACGGTCGTCAGTCAGACCAACAAGGACATTGTAGAG CAGATGCTAAACAAGAAAGACGCAAAGGGAGAAGGAgacgatggtgatgatgatgagtaCAACCTGACGCCTCGTACAGAAGAATCCTACAAACGCATAGATCAGGAGTATGCCCGTGTCATGCAACAGGGTACCCCCGCCCAT ATGTCCCAGGTACCTCAGATGCCCGTGTCTGTACCTGTGCGGCCAAGTGGAGGTGTATCCAATGTGTTCACACCACAGAGCATACCAGTACCTAACCAGCAACCAACCACAGGAACCGTCGTCCTCTTACAACCACCAGCGGCCCACAACGTCTCCCCAAGTCCTCCAG CCAATAAGATGAGTGGAACAACAGCTACTGTAAGTCGAGTGTCCCCCACCACCAGTACTACCGTCACACAGCCAAGTAACAAGGACGAAGGCAAGGGACGACCAGCTCTTCGTGTACTGATACCTACAAAACCTGGCGAA GTATCTACAAAGAATCCACTGACAACACTCGATACACCTGTGGTTAGTAATGCTACACCCGGAGGAAACCAAGCCCAGTCCATACCGTCCTTTTGTCTACCTTCCGGATTGTTACCCA GTGACTTACAGATAGACAGTGCTGATTTGGCTAAATTACTTGGAGGTATGGGTGCATCGGCGGGACCACTGACAGCAGCTGTACAGGCATCAGGCTTATCCTTAACCCCTAG taGTTTAGCACCTTCTGGAGTGTCTGGTATACACAATCTGTTGATTCCGGCGTCACAGGCTCAGGCCCTCAGGATCAGCCTCGCAGGACACAATGTTAAATCCGAACCACAGACTTCGCCAAATGAGGAACAAGACAGAACCAAGCCGCCATCATCACATAGTTCTGATGAACCGCCAGAAAAAATGCCCAGGATGTCAAATGACCGATGA
- the LOC138333226 gene encoding myocyte-specific enhancer factor 2C-like isoform X1, with protein MGRKKISIQRINDERNRQVTFTKRKFGLMKKAYELSVLCDCEIALIIFTSNNKLYQYASSDMDKVLLKYTEYNDTVVSQTNKDIVEQMLNKKDAKGEGDDGDDDEYNLTPRTEESYKRIDQEYARVMQQGTPAHQMSQVPQMPVSVPVRPSGGVSNVFTPQSIPVPNQQPTTGTVVLLQPPAAHNVSPSPPANKMSGTTATVSRVSPTTSTTVTQPSNKDEGKGRPALRVLIPTKPGEVSTKNPLTTLDTPVVSNATPGGNQAQSIPSFCLPSGLLPSDLQIDSADLAKLLGGMGASAGPLTAAVQASGLSLTPSSLAPSGVSGIHNLLIPASQAQALRISLAGHNVKSEPQTSPNEEQDRTKPPSSHSSDEPPEKMPRMSNDR; from the exons ATGGGAAGAAAGAAGATTTCTATCCAAAGAATTAACGATGAGAGGAACAGACag GTGACCTTCACAAAGAGGAAGTTTGGCCTGATGAAGAAGGCGTATGAACTGAGTGTTCTTTGTGACTGTGAGATTGCACTCATCATCTTCACATCCAACAACAAACTCTACCAGTATGCCAGCTCTGACATGGATAAGGTCCTCCTCAAATACACAGAGTACAACGACACGGTCGTCAGTCAGACCAACAAGGACATTGTAGAG CAGATGCTAAACAAGAAAGACGCAAAGGGAGAAGGAgacgatggtgatgatgatgagtaCAACCTGACGCCTCGTACAGAAGAATCCTACAAACGCATAGATCAGGAGTATGCCCGTGTCATGCAACAGGGTACCCCCGCCCAT CAGATGTCCCAGGTACCTCAGATGCCCGTGTCTGTACCTGTGCGGCCAAGTGGAGGTGTATCCAATGTGTTCACACCACAGAGCATACCAGTACCTAACCAGCAACCAACCACAGGAACCGTCGTCCTCTTACAACCACCAGCGGCCCACAACGTCTCCCCAAGTCCTCCAG CCAATAAGATGAGTGGAACAACAGCTACTGTAAGTCGAGTGTCCCCCACCACCAGTACTACCGTCACACAGCCAAGTAACAAGGACGAAGGCAAGGGACGACCAGCTCTTCGTGTACTGATACCTACAAAACCTGGCGAA GTATCTACAAAGAATCCACTGACAACACTCGATACACCTGTGGTTAGTAATGCTACACCCGGAGGAAACCAAGCCCAGTCCATACCGTCCTTTTGTCTACCTTCCGGATTGTTACCCA GTGACTTACAGATAGACAGTGCTGATTTGGCTAAATTACTTGGAGGTATGGGTGCATCGGCGGGACCACTGACAGCAGCTGTACAGGCATCAGGCTTATCCTTAACCCCTAG taGTTTAGCACCTTCTGGAGTGTCTGGTATACACAATCTGTTGATTCCGGCGTCACAGGCTCAGGCCCTCAGGATCAGCCTCGCAGGACACAATGTTAAATCCGAACCACAGACTTCGCCAAATGAGGAACAAGACAGAACCAAGCCGCCATCATCACATAGTTCTGATGAACCGCCAGAAAAAATGCCCAGGATGTCAAATGACCGATGA
- the LOC138333228 gene encoding uncharacterized protein: MNKNTCSVGLGKMRKLSMAYLQDVLLNLYNVKVKMESDKKKFQSDEELPTTRATDMQGAKSHICKRLKLIFPTQMKTLEVFEEICEDIIESKCVEHLMKKLEKIGDEAMSTVKSWGVERELYVGVIPMASDGKVKAMFDATVDVGKDRLYLHWDNSLSDNLIMAVTQLAQTLRNERRQPTPTEYLGFQMAYHGLSSGALVHQGNARCLGTPGFRPYTQTYMSLTDPGDGHVLGTTKCNDWMKGAIVHVEHLERPNHLPREKIESYRIPSILDFSKVRLHVGSQAPTTYFVGRRVKDSGNFSEDFLKLVNITAASATAAFYQGAAECKVSMEGLSTSQAVQYMQALRGQIQRNKKQFLSAAWNLNQVVTDDFELGEPKVLKDRMSIALRAIDVTYYGGFNKITWDGASDTYPSKCIMYQFTVPEALTVVHEAHIRGLVTYFSAGFKFNEIKLAVMAGVDGIGIGGAQVLRFMDSQTGMHGPYMEENIPRILKSRDDAAKSVQGRAVHILARLDTMYFEGSISADQDRLRRELFTELLNENHTRTEYLLQLLRPVSKMADEGNSPLLGVAKRLIDADSPMLKDHFESNDEWNSFIKDLKSMYLSKDEDSLMEEYESDPWLCARKRYRETQNGGKRRFTRQSSHDIHCKCFY, translated from the exons ATG AATAAGAACACGTGCAGTGTGGGACTGGGTAAGATGAGGAAGCTTAGCATGGCTTACCTTCAGGACGTCCTCCTCAACTtgtacaatgtcaaggtcaagatggaaagtgacaaaaaaaaattccaatCTGACGAAGAGCTCCCAACAACACGTGCTACAGACATGCAAGGAGCAAAGAGCCACATCTGTAAACGATTGAAACTCATTTTCCCAACACAAATGAAAACACTTGAAGTTTTCGAGGAAATATGTGAAGATATCATTGAAAGCAAATGTGTAGAGCATTTGATGAAAAAGCTTGAGAAGATTGGAGATGAAGCCATGAGCACTGTGAAAAGCTGGGGAGTGGAGAGAGAGTTATATGTGGGAGTCATTCCCATGGCATCAGATGGCAAGGTGAAGGCTATGTTTGATGCCACAGTTGACGTGGGCAAAGATCGTCTCTACTTACACTGGGATAACAGTCTGTCCGATAACCTCATCATGGCTGTCACGCAGCTGGCACAGACCCTGAGGAACGAAAGGAGACAACCAACCCCAACGGAGTACCTTGGGTTCCAGATGGCTTACCATGGCCTGTCCAGTGGCGCCCTTGTCCATCAGGGCAATGCACGCTGTCTAGGGACTCCGGGGTTCCGACCGTACACGCAGACCTACATGTCCTTGACTGACCCAGGAGACGGTCACGTGCTGGGCACCACCAAGTGCAATGACTGGATGAAAGGCGCCATAGTACATGTGGAACACTTAGAAAGACCCAATCATTTGCCCCGAGAAAAAATCGAATCGTATCGTATTCCGTCAATCTTGGACTTTTCGAAAGTTAGGCTTCATGTTGGAAGTCAAGCACCTACAACATACTTCGTTGGCAGACGCGTCAAAGATTCTGGAAACTTCAGCGAAGACTTCCTCAAGCTTGTCAATATTACTGCGGCTTCCGCCACAGCGGCCTTCTATCAAGGCGCGGCAGAATGCAAGGTATCGATGGAGGGTTTGAGCACGTCACAAGCCGTACAATATATGCAGGCTCTTCGGGGACAGATCCAGAGAAACAAGAAACAGTTCTTGTCAGCTGCATGGAACCTCAACCAAGTGGTTACGGACGACTTTGAGCTAGGAGAGCCAAAGGTACTCAAAGACAGAATGAGCATTGCATTACGGGCCATAGATGTAACCTATTATGGAGGTTTCAACAAGATCACGTGGGATGGAGCTAGCGACACCTATCCATCCAAATGTATCATGTACCAGTTCACAGTTCCTGAAGCTCTCACCGTTGTGCACGAGGCACACATTAGGGGACTTGTTACGTACTTTTCCGCAGGATTCAAATTCAACGAAATCAAACTGGCTGTGATGGCAGGCGTCGACGGCATTGGAATTGGTGGCGCGCAGGTCCTCCGGTTCATGGACAGCCAGACTGGTATGCACGGGCCTTATATGGAGGAAAACATCCCAAGAATACTGAAAAGTCGGGACGATGCTGCCAAATCTGTACAGGGAAGAGCTGTTCATATCCTTGCCAGACTCGACACTATGTACTTTGAAGGGTCAATCTCTGCCGACCAGGACAGGTTACGGCGGGAGCTGTTCACAGAACTACTCAACGAAAACCACACCCGAACAGAGTACCTGTTACAACTCCTTAGACCGGTCAGTAAGATGGCCGACGAAGGCAATAGCCCACTGCTAGGAGTAGCTAAAAGACTTATTGATGCAGACTCCCCCATGCTTAAGGATCACTTCGAGTCCAACGACGAGTGGAATAGCTTCATAAAAGATCTGAAAAGTATGTATTTATCCAAGGACGAGGACTCGCTGATGGAAGAATATGAAAGTGATCCGTGGCTCTGTGCCAGGAAGCGATATCGGGAAACACAAAATGGCGGCAAACGACGTTTCACCAGACAGTCTTCCCATGATATTCACTGTAAGTGCTTTTACTGA
- the LOC138333226 gene encoding myocyte-specific enhancer factor 2C-like isoform X4, with protein sequence MGRKKISIQRINDERNRQVTFTKRKFGLMKKAYELSVLCDCEIALIIFTSNNKLYQYASSDMDKVLLKYTEYNDTVVSQTNKDIVEMLNKKDAKGEGDDGDDDEYNLTPRTEESYKRIDQEYARVMQQGTPAHMSQVPQMPVSVPVRPSGGVSNVFTPQSIPVPNQQPTTGTVVLLQPPAAHNVSPSPPANKMSGTTATVSRVSPTTSTTVTQPSNKDEGKGRPALRVLIPTKPGEVSTKNPLTTLDTPVVSNATPGGNQAQSIPSFCLPSGLLPSDLQIDSADLAKLLGGMGASAGPLTAAVQASGLSLTPSSLAPSGVSGIHNLLIPASQAQALRISLAGHNVKSEPQTSPNEEQDRTKPPSSHSSDEPPEKMPRMSNDR encoded by the exons ATGGGAAGAAAGAAGATTTCTATCCAAAGAATTAACGATGAGAGGAACAGACag GTGACCTTCACAAAGAGGAAGTTTGGCCTGATGAAGAAGGCGTATGAACTGAGTGTTCTTTGTGACTGTGAGATTGCACTCATCATCTTCACATCCAACAACAAACTCTACCAGTATGCCAGCTCTGACATGGATAAGGTCCTCCTCAAATACACAGAGTACAACGACACGGTCGTCAGTCAGACCAACAAGGACATTGTAGAG ATGCTAAACAAGAAAGACGCAAAGGGAGAAGGAgacgatggtgatgatgatgagtaCAACCTGACGCCTCGTACAGAAGAATCCTACAAACGCATAGATCAGGAGTATGCCCGTGTCATGCAACAGGGTACCCCCGCCCAT ATGTCCCAGGTACCTCAGATGCCCGTGTCTGTACCTGTGCGGCCAAGTGGAGGTGTATCCAATGTGTTCACACCACAGAGCATACCAGTACCTAACCAGCAACCAACCACAGGAACCGTCGTCCTCTTACAACCACCAGCGGCCCACAACGTCTCCCCAAGTCCTCCAG CCAATAAGATGAGTGGAACAACAGCTACTGTAAGTCGAGTGTCCCCCACCACCAGTACTACCGTCACACAGCCAAGTAACAAGGACGAAGGCAAGGGACGACCAGCTCTTCGTGTACTGATACCTACAAAACCTGGCGAA GTATCTACAAAGAATCCACTGACAACACTCGATACACCTGTGGTTAGTAATGCTACACCCGGAGGAAACCAAGCCCAGTCCATACCGTCCTTTTGTCTACCTTCCGGATTGTTACCCA GTGACTTACAGATAGACAGTGCTGATTTGGCTAAATTACTTGGAGGTATGGGTGCATCGGCGGGACCACTGACAGCAGCTGTACAGGCATCAGGCTTATCCTTAACCCCTAG taGTTTAGCACCTTCTGGAGTGTCTGGTATACACAATCTGTTGATTCCGGCGTCACAGGCTCAGGCCCTCAGGATCAGCCTCGCAGGACACAATGTTAAATCCGAACCACAGACTTCGCCAAATGAGGAACAAGACAGAACCAAGCCGCCATCATCACATAGTTCTGATGAACCGCCAGAAAAAATGCCCAGGATGTCAAATGACCGATGA
- the LOC138333226 gene encoding myocyte-specific enhancer factor 2C-like isoform X2 produces MGRKKISIQRINDERNRQVTFTKRKFGLMKKAYELSVLCDCEIALIIFTSNNKLYQYASSDMDKVLLKYTEYNDTVVSQTNKDIVEMLNKKDAKGEGDDGDDDEYNLTPRTEESYKRIDQEYARVMQQGTPAHQMSQVPQMPVSVPVRPSGGVSNVFTPQSIPVPNQQPTTGTVVLLQPPAAHNVSPSPPANKMSGTTATVSRVSPTTSTTVTQPSNKDEGKGRPALRVLIPTKPGEVSTKNPLTTLDTPVVSNATPGGNQAQSIPSFCLPSGLLPSDLQIDSADLAKLLGGMGASAGPLTAAVQASGLSLTPSSLAPSGVSGIHNLLIPASQAQALRISLAGHNVKSEPQTSPNEEQDRTKPPSSHSSDEPPEKMPRMSNDR; encoded by the exons ATGGGAAGAAAGAAGATTTCTATCCAAAGAATTAACGATGAGAGGAACAGACag GTGACCTTCACAAAGAGGAAGTTTGGCCTGATGAAGAAGGCGTATGAACTGAGTGTTCTTTGTGACTGTGAGATTGCACTCATCATCTTCACATCCAACAACAAACTCTACCAGTATGCCAGCTCTGACATGGATAAGGTCCTCCTCAAATACACAGAGTACAACGACACGGTCGTCAGTCAGACCAACAAGGACATTGTAGAG ATGCTAAACAAGAAAGACGCAAAGGGAGAAGGAgacgatggtgatgatgatgagtaCAACCTGACGCCTCGTACAGAAGAATCCTACAAACGCATAGATCAGGAGTATGCCCGTGTCATGCAACAGGGTACCCCCGCCCAT CAGATGTCCCAGGTACCTCAGATGCCCGTGTCTGTACCTGTGCGGCCAAGTGGAGGTGTATCCAATGTGTTCACACCACAGAGCATACCAGTACCTAACCAGCAACCAACCACAGGAACCGTCGTCCTCTTACAACCACCAGCGGCCCACAACGTCTCCCCAAGTCCTCCAG CCAATAAGATGAGTGGAACAACAGCTACTGTAAGTCGAGTGTCCCCCACCACCAGTACTACCGTCACACAGCCAAGTAACAAGGACGAAGGCAAGGGACGACCAGCTCTTCGTGTACTGATACCTACAAAACCTGGCGAA GTATCTACAAAGAATCCACTGACAACACTCGATACACCTGTGGTTAGTAATGCTACACCCGGAGGAAACCAAGCCCAGTCCATACCGTCCTTTTGTCTACCTTCCGGATTGTTACCCA GTGACTTACAGATAGACAGTGCTGATTTGGCTAAATTACTTGGAGGTATGGGTGCATCGGCGGGACCACTGACAGCAGCTGTACAGGCATCAGGCTTATCCTTAACCCCTAG taGTTTAGCACCTTCTGGAGTGTCTGGTATACACAATCTGTTGATTCCGGCGTCACAGGCTCAGGCCCTCAGGATCAGCCTCGCAGGACACAATGTTAAATCCGAACCACAGACTTCGCCAAATGAGGAACAAGACAGAACCAAGCCGCCATCATCACATAGTTCTGATGAACCGCCAGAAAAAATGCCCAGGATGTCAAATGACCGATGA